Proteins encoded in a region of the Stieleria neptunia genome:
- the tyrS gene encoding tyrosine--tRNA ligase has translation MPENDLIQELRWRGLIHQVTDEQGLQKLLDSQPQTVYIGFDPTATSLHVGSMMQLMLLRRFQQAGHRPIALVGGATGMIGDPTGKSEERNLLSTEQLQRNIAGIETQMRRFLSFEGDNAAILLNNFDWMKGYSYLEFLRDVGKNFPVGVMMGKESVRARLGSEAGLSYTEFSYMLLQAYDFVHLCREHGCLIQAGGSDQWGNVTAGIDLARRMLGKQVFGMTAPLLTTSDGRKMGKTESGAVWLDRQRTSPYAFYQYWLNVGDEDVMRCIAYLTEIDREEYDSLAEVTASDPGRNTAQKRLAQWMTQFVHGEEGLNAALKASKTLFGGEIEAMDDAMLNEIFADVPSQELARDVLAGDGLWVVEALQQAGLAKSGGEARRTIKEGGAYINNQRVTDMDRRLGESDLASETVMVLRKGRKNYALLRFTP, from the coding sequence ATGCCTGAGAACGACCTGATCCAAGAGCTGCGTTGGCGCGGCTTGATCCACCAAGTCACCGACGAACAGGGATTGCAAAAGCTGCTCGATTCGCAGCCCCAAACGGTCTACATCGGCTTTGACCCCACCGCCACTTCGCTGCATGTCGGTTCGATGATGCAGTTGATGTTGCTGCGGCGGTTTCAACAGGCCGGCCACCGACCGATCGCCCTGGTCGGCGGCGCGACCGGCATGATCGGTGACCCGACCGGCAAAAGCGAAGAACGTAACCTGCTGTCGACCGAACAACTGCAACGCAACATCGCCGGCATCGAAACGCAGATGCGACGGTTCCTTTCCTTCGAAGGCGACAACGCGGCGATCCTGTTGAACAATTTCGACTGGATGAAGGGCTACAGCTACCTGGAATTCCTCCGCGACGTCGGAAAGAATTTCCCCGTCGGCGTGATGATGGGCAAAGAGTCCGTCCGGGCCCGATTGGGCAGCGAAGCCGGACTGAGCTACACCGAGTTCAGTTACATGCTGCTGCAAGCCTACGATTTTGTGCACCTGTGTCGCGAACACGGCTGCCTGATCCAAGCCGGCGGCAGCGACCAGTGGGGCAACGTGACCGCGGGCATCGACCTGGCCCGCCGCATGCTGGGCAAACAGGTCTTCGGCATGACCGCCCCGTTGCTGACGACCAGCGACGGCCGCAAGATGGGGAAAACCGAAAGCGGAGCGGTCTGGCTGGATCGCCAGCGGACCAGCCCCTACGCGTTCTACCAATACTGGTTGAACGTCGGCGACGAGGATGTCATGCGATGCATCGCCTACCTGACGGAAATCGATCGGGAAGAATACGACTCGCTGGCCGAAGTGACCGCGTCGGACCCGGGACGCAACACGGCCCAGAAACGCTTGGCCCAGTGGATGACGCAGTTCGTGCACGGCGAAGAAGGCTTGAACGCGGCGCTGAAGGCCAGCAAGACGCTGTTCGGCGGCGAGATCGAAGCGATGGACGATGCCATGCTCAACGAAATCTTTGCCGATGTCCCCAGCCAAGAACTCGCCCGCGACGTGCTCGCCGGGGACGGGTTGTGGGTCGTCGAGGCGCTGCAGCAAGCCGGTCTGGCCAAGAGCGGCGGCGAAGCCCGCCGGACGATCAAGGAGGGCGGGGCGTACATCAACAATCAACGGGTGACCGACATGGACCGTCGCCTGGGCGAATCCGATTTGGCCAGCGAGACCGTGATGGTGCTCCGCAAGGGCCGCAAGAACTACGCCCTGCTGCGGTTTACTCCGTAG
- the ispD gene encoding 2-C-methyl-D-erythritol 4-phosphate cytidylyltransferase — protein MSSSPKNVAVILPAAGSGRRFGQDENKLFALLAGRPIWLVAAERLRAHRRVARIVMPISDQDRPRFEGEFASQVDALGIELACGGAERTDSVRAGVDRVAGDAAVQLIAIHDAARPLVRSADLDAVFAKADHTGAAILATPVTATVKQSLDAGASCRTIDRSTLWLAQTPQVFALDVLQRAYAKHRGRPATDDAELVGRIGVHVALVPGSPDNLKITHPNDLIVAEAILKTQHESNHA, from the coding sequence ATGTCCTCCTCTCCAAAAAACGTCGCGGTGATCCTGCCGGCCGCGGGCAGTGGTCGTCGATTCGGACAGGACGAAAACAAGCTGTTCGCGCTGCTGGCCGGCCGACCCATTTGGCTGGTCGCCGCGGAGCGGTTGCGGGCCCATCGGCGGGTCGCGCGGATCGTGATGCCGATTTCGGATCAGGACCGGCCGCGATTCGAAGGCGAGTTTGCCTCGCAAGTCGACGCGCTGGGCATCGAACTGGCGTGCGGCGGTGCCGAGCGAACCGACAGTGTCCGCGCCGGTGTCGATCGGGTCGCCGGCGATGCGGCGGTCCAACTGATCGCCATTCACGATGCGGCGCGGCCGTTGGTGCGCAGCGCCGATCTGGACGCCGTGTTTGCCAAAGCGGACCACACCGGAGCGGCGATCCTGGCCACACCGGTCACCGCGACGGTCAAGCAATCGCTGGACGCGGGGGCGTCGTGTCGGACGATCGATCGCAGTACGCTTTGGCTGGCCCAGACGCCCCAGGTATTTGCGCTCGATGTGCTGCAACGCGCCTACGCCAAACACCGCGGCCGACCGGCGACCGACGATGCCGAACTTGTCGGCCGCATCGGTGTCCATGTGGCGTTGGTCCCGGGATCGCCCGACAACCTCAAAATCACCCACCCCAACGACTTGATCGTCGCCGAGGCGATCCTGAAAACTCAACACGAATCCAACCATGCCTGA
- a CDS encoding Gfo/Idh/MocA family protein produces the protein MNEPLNRKLRMALVGGGQGSFIGRVHSIAACLDNRAVLTAGALSSNPERAKASAPDYGIEDTRAYTSYQEMLEAELKLPADERIDFVSIATPNHVHFEVAEAAVKAGFNVVCDKPMTYDLAQAEQLLETVQSSDVVFALSHNYTGYPMIRQAREMILSGELGEINAIRSQYIQGWLVEAMEHQESKQAAWRTDPSKSGAAGAFGDIATHAYNLGRFMTGLLPDQVSCHLKTFVDGRRLDDYGTAIITYENGALGSVTASQITHGRENDFEIEIDGTKGSLKWRQENPNEMIVRHNGKPHQIYTRDPKAAHINAMGRAACRIPAGHPEAFFEAFANVYNAAFDDMAKRACGETFERRDSVYTNCYDGVEGMFFIQQCVASSQENAAWVPLRHEAARK, from the coding sequence ATGAACGAACCCCTGAATCGAAAACTCCGCATGGCACTGGTCGGTGGCGGACAAGGCTCGTTCATCGGTCGAGTCCATTCGATTGCCGCCTGCCTGGACAATCGCGCGGTTTTGACCGCCGGGGCACTTTCGAGCAACCCCGAACGGGCCAAAGCATCGGCACCGGATTACGGGATCGAGGACACTCGGGCCTACACCAGCTATCAGGAAATGCTGGAAGCGGAATTGAAATTGCCCGCCGACGAGCGAATCGATTTCGTCAGCATCGCCACCCCCAATCACGTTCATTTCGAAGTCGCCGAGGCGGCCGTCAAAGCGGGATTCAACGTCGTCTGTGACAAGCCGATGACCTACGATCTTGCCCAAGCCGAACAGCTTCTCGAAACCGTCCAATCCAGCGACGTCGTGTTCGCGCTTTCGCACAACTACACCGGCTACCCGATGATCCGCCAGGCCCGCGAGATGATTCTCAGCGGTGAACTCGGTGAAATCAACGCGATCCGGTCCCAGTACATCCAGGGCTGGCTTGTCGAAGCGATGGAGCACCAGGAGAGCAAGCAAGCGGCTTGGCGGACCGACCCCAGCAAGAGCGGCGCCGCCGGTGCCTTCGGTGACATCGCCACCCACGCCTACAACCTCGGTCGCTTCATGACCGGCTTGTTGCCCGACCAGGTCAGCTGTCACCTCAAAACCTTTGTCGACGGTCGACGCCTGGATGACTACGGAACGGCGATCATCACTTACGAAAACGGGGCGCTCGGTTCGGTCACCGCCTCGCAAATCACCCATGGCCGCGAAAACGATTTTGAAATCGAAATCGACGGCACCAAGGGATCCTTGAAATGGAGACAAGAAAACCCCAACGAGATGATCGTGCGGCACAACGGCAAGCCGCACCAAATCTACACCCGTGATCCCAAAGCGGCGCACATCAACGCCATGGGCCGAGCCGCATGCCGGATCCCGGCCGGGCATCCCGAGGCGTTTTTCGAAGCGTTCGCCAACGTTTACAATGCCGCCTTTGATGACATGGCCAAACGCGCCTGCGGGGAGACCTTCGAGCGACGCGATTCGGTGTACACCAATTGCTATGACGGCGTCGAAGGCATGTTCTTCATCCAGCAGTGCGTCGCCAGCAGCCAAGAGAACGCGGCCTGGGTGCCACTGCGACACGAAGCGGCGCGGAAGTAG
- a CDS encoding ATP-dependent helicase has protein sequence MAHGLNPAQADAVETLSGPLLVLAGAGTGKTRVVTFRIANLIRHGTAPDRILAVTFTNKAAGEMKERVGELLGYAGKRKKRGEKRPEPTISTFHAHCVRVLRRHATALGYPAKFSIYDRSDQESLAREILRQLRLPGTALKPGDLLGIISNWKNDSVHPDQAPLVAATDKEHLAAAGYRRYQEGLKTRGAMDFDDLLLQTEVLFDEHPEIRDAEASRFDHVLVDEYQDTNGSQYRITKHLAGKHRNLCVVGDDDQSIYAWRGADVTHILNFKNDWPDAKIVCLEANYRSCGSILEMANRLIKFNATRHDKVLRPSRPDGMRPRIAQHKDETKESQSVVGEIKHLIENQHIQPRDIAILFRTNEQPRLFETELRKADVPYVMLGSQSFFDRREVRDMVAYLKWIDQPDDEVSLLRIINTPSRGMSPKSVKTLMEHAVADGVSIWQVMQRREIVADLSPAAQRGVADLQSVHADVTARTKSDSLTAAMETLLTRTAYADEINRLYDEPEDRQNRMASLGEVANAIGAFEDNREDADLTGFLADIALSGREMGNEKDKLAMQNAVWLLTLHAAKGLEFPVVYMVGMEEGLLPHSRSVKSGREEDIAEERRLCYVGITRAQEQLTLSMALTRRKWGKPRPTIPSQFLYEVTGQATNPHQFRKQRKMAGR, from the coding sequence TTGGCTCACGGATTGAACCCGGCGCAAGCAGACGCCGTCGAGACACTTTCGGGTCCCCTGCTGGTCTTGGCCGGCGCCGGGACCGGAAAAACGCGGGTGGTGACGTTTCGCATCGCCAACCTGATCCGCCACGGAACGGCACCCGACCGGATCCTGGCGGTCACGTTTACCAACAAAGCCGCCGGCGAAATGAAGGAACGCGTCGGCGAGCTGCTGGGCTATGCCGGCAAACGAAAAAAGCGGGGCGAAAAACGCCCCGAACCGACCATCAGCACGTTCCACGCCCACTGCGTCCGCGTGCTTCGGCGACACGCCACGGCACTCGGTTATCCGGCCAAGTTTTCGATCTACGATCGCAGCGACCAGGAATCGCTGGCGCGCGAAATCCTCAGGCAACTGCGGCTTCCCGGTACGGCGCTCAAACCCGGCGACTTGCTGGGGATCATCAGCAACTGGAAAAACGATTCCGTCCACCCCGACCAAGCGCCCCTGGTTGCCGCGACCGACAAAGAGCACCTCGCCGCGGCAGGCTACCGCCGCTACCAGGAAGGCCTCAAGACGCGCGGCGCGATGGACTTTGATGACCTGTTGTTGCAGACCGAAGTCCTGTTCGACGAACATCCCGAGATCCGTGACGCCGAGGCGTCTAGGTTTGATCACGTGCTGGTCGACGAATACCAAGACACCAACGGCAGCCAGTACCGGATCACCAAACACCTGGCCGGCAAACACCGCAACCTGTGCGTCGTCGGTGACGATGACCAGTCCATCTATGCCTGGCGTGGGGCCGATGTGACCCACATTTTGAATTTCAAGAATGACTGGCCCGATGCGAAGATCGTTTGCCTGGAAGCGAACTATCGAAGTTGCGGTTCGATCCTGGAAATGGCTAACCGGCTGATCAAGTTCAACGCCACGCGTCACGACAAGGTCTTGCGTCCCTCGCGTCCCGACGGCATGCGGCCGCGGATCGCACAGCACAAGGACGAAACGAAAGAATCGCAATCGGTCGTCGGCGAAATCAAACACCTGATCGAAAACCAACACATCCAGCCACGCGACATCGCGATCCTGTTCCGCACCAACGAACAGCCCCGTCTGTTCGAAACCGAGCTGCGCAAGGCCGATGTCCCCTACGTGATGCTGGGAAGTCAGTCGTTTTTTGATCGACGCGAAGTCCGCGACATGGTGGCGTACCTGAAATGGATCGACCAACCCGACGACGAAGTCTCGTTGCTTCGCATCATCAACACCCCGTCGCGTGGGATGAGCCCCAAGAGCGTCAAGACGTTGATGGAACACGCCGTGGCCGACGGCGTTTCGATCTGGCAGGTGATGCAGCGGCGAGAGATCGTCGCGGACCTGTCCCCGGCCGCCCAACGCGGGGTCGCCGACCTGCAATCGGTCCATGCCGACGTCACCGCGCGGACCAAGAGCGATTCGTTGACGGCAGCCATGGAAACGCTGCTGACGCGGACGGCCTATGCCGATGAGATCAACCGACTGTATGACGAACCGGAAGACCGTCAAAATCGGATGGCATCACTCGGCGAAGTGGCCAACGCGATCGGAGCGTTTGAAGACAATCGCGAGGACGCCGACCTGACCGGTTTCCTGGCCGACATCGCGCTGTCGGGCCGTGAGATGGGAAATGAAAAAGACAAGCTGGCGATGCAAAACGCCGTTTGGTTGCTCACCCTGCACGCGGCCAAGGGGCTGGAGTTCCCGGTCGTCTACATGGTCGGCATGGAAGAAGGCTTGTTGCCACACTCGCGGAGCGTCAAATCGGGACGCGAAGAAGACATCGCCGAAGAGCGACGGTTGTGCTACGTCGGCATCACGCGTGCCCAAGAACAACTGACACTGTCGATGGCGCTGACGCGGCGAAAATGGGGTAAGCCACGCCCAACGATCCCCAGCCAATTTCTCTACGAAGTCACCGGCCAAGCGACCAACCCCCACCAGTTCCGCAAGCAGCGTAAAATGGCTGGTCGCTGA